In Antechinus flavipes isolate AdamAnt ecotype Samford, QLD, Australia chromosome 3, AdamAnt_v2, whole genome shotgun sequence, a genomic segment contains:
- the LOC127555315 gene encoding olfactory receptor 51G2-like, giving the protein MSVFNSSTLYPRFLLTGFPGWEAMYGLISIPICLVYIISIAGNSIILFIIRTDTSLHQPMYYFLSMLALTDLGLSTTTLPTMLSVFWFHAREIPFNACLIQMHFIHMFSIIESAILLAMAFDRFVAIREPLRYSTILTNKVISGIGLAIAGRALTLVFPGSFLLKMLQYQPINALSYSFCLHQDLIKMTVSSRKISSIYGLMVVIFSMGLDSVLLLLSYILILATVLSIASKSERVKALNTCISHICAVLTFYTPMIGLSMIRRYGQNASPIVHVLMANVYLLVPPLMNPIVYSVKTKQIRLRILKKFQKQKV; this is encoded by the coding sequence ATGTCTGTCTTCAATTCCTCCACGCTCTATCCTCGGTTTCTTTTGACAGGTTTCCCAGGGTGGGAGGCCATGTATGGTTTGATCTCCATCCCCATCTGTCTAGTCTACATTATTTCTATTGCAGGAAATTCCATCATCCTCTTCATTATTCGGACAGATACCTCACTCCACCAGCCTATGTATTACTTTTTGTCAATGTTGGCTCTGACAGATTTGGGTCTATCTACTACTACATTGCCTACTATGCTCAGTGTCTTCTGGTTCCATGCCCGGGAAATCCCTTTCAATGCCTGCTTGATCCAGATGCACTTCATCCATATGTTCTCCATCATAGAGTCCGCTATATTGCTGGCCATGGCATTTGACCGTTTCGTGGCCATTCGTGAACCCCTGCGCTATTCAACCATCCTCACCAATAAGGTAATTAGTGGGATTGGTCTGGCCATTGCTGGAAGGGCACTGACTTTAGTCTTTCCTGGCTCCTTCCTCTTGAAAATGCTACAATACCAACCCATCAATGCCCTCTCCTACTCCTTTTGTCTGCACCAGGATCTCATTAAGATGACAGTATCCAGTCGGAAGATTAGCAGCATCTATGGCCTCATGGTGGTCATCTTCTCCATGGGACTAGACTCAGTACTGCTTCTTCTCTCCTATATACTCATCCTGGCCACAGTGCTGAGCATTGCTTCTAAATCAGAGCGTGTTAAAGCACTCAACACCTGCATTTCCCACATATGTGCTGTGCTCACTTTTTACACACCCATGATTGGGTTATCCATGATTCGTCGCTATGGACAGAATGCCTCTCCAATAGTACATGTGTTGATGGCAAATGTCTACCTTCTTGTTCCTCCACTCATGAACCCAATTGTATATAGTGTCAAGACAAAGCAGATTCGCTTGCGCATCCTTAAGAAGTTCCAAAAGCAGAAGGTATAG